The Bacillota bacterium genome contains the following window.
AAACAAACGGCTCCCACAGATTTTGTCCGTGGCTGAAGTTGACCTCCTCTTAGAGCAGCCGAACTGTCAGAAGCCCATGGGTCTGCGGGATAAAGCCATGCTGGAACTGCTCTACGCCACCGGTATTCGGGTGTCGGAGTTGGTTTCTTTGGATATCGATCATGTTAATCTGGAACTGGGATACATCCGCTGCTTTGGTAAAGGTGCAAAGGAACGGATTGTTCCCTTGGGAACGGTAGCGACCAGATATGTGGAAGAATACTTGACCCGGGCCCGAGGCAAACTATCAAAAGCACCGCTGGAACGGGCTTTGTTTATCAACCACCACGGCCGGCGCATGACCAGGCAGGGTTTTTGGAAATTGCTTAAACAGTACGCCCAAATGGCGAAAATAAATAAGACGATTACCCCTCATACTCTGCGGCACTCTTTTGCCACACACCTACTGG
Protein-coding sequences here:
- the xerD gene encoding site-specific tyrosine recombinase XerD yields the protein MQRMVDEFIRYLTVERGLAKNTRVSYNQDLDQFLRYLTSNGLKDWADVTKSVILGYLYQMQKKGRAAATISRHLAALKSFFHFLFMEGMVSKNPTDNLESPRLNKRLPQILSVAEVDLLLEQPNCQKPMGLRDKAMLELLYATGIRVSELVSLDIDHVNLELGYIRCFGKGAKERIVPLGTVATRYVEEYLTRARGKLSKAPLERALFINHHGRRMTRQGFWKLLKQYAQMAKINKTITPHTLRHSFATHLLENGADLRSVQEMLGHADITTTQIYTHLTKTRLKEVYEKAHPRA